The following proteins are encoded in a genomic region of Mahella australiensis 50-1 BON:
- the hisG gene encoding ATP phosphoribosyltransferase: MSYITIALAKGRLADLSMDLLEHCGIDCSEARSSSRKLIFDDDNTGVRLILVKPVDVPTYVDHGAADIGIAGSDTIMEYGGSLYEMLDLGFGRCRMVVAGPDDKNGGIIKANMRVATKYPNIAADYFRRRGQTVDIIKLNGSVELGPLVGLSDVIVDLVETGSTLKENGLHVIDEVCQVSARLIVNRASLKTKHQAIMNIVEAVKAFVQKGE; encoded by the coding sequence TTGAGCTATATAACTATAGCGCTGGCAAAGGGCCGGTTGGCTGATTTATCTATGGATCTTTTAGAACACTGCGGTATAGACTGCAGCGAGGCGCGCTCATCCTCGCGCAAGCTCATATTCGATGACGACAATACCGGCGTCCGTCTGATACTGGTCAAGCCGGTGGACGTGCCTACGTATGTCGATCACGGCGCTGCCGATATAGGTATAGCCGGTAGCGACACCATTATGGAATATGGCGGTTCGCTTTATGAGATGCTGGATCTCGGTTTTGGCCGCTGCCGCATGGTAGTGGCAGGCCCCGATGATAAGAATGGCGGCATCATAAAAGCCAATATGCGTGTGGCTACAAAATATCCCAATATAGCGGCCGATTATTTCAGGCGCAGGGGTCAAACGGTGGATATAATAAAACTTAACGGTTCGGTGGAACTGGGCCCGCTGGTAGGCTTATCTGACGTTATAGTGGACCTGGTCGAAACAGGCAGCACGCTGAAGGAGAATGGTTTACATGTGATAGATGAGGTTTGCCAAGTCAGCGCCCGCCTTATAGTAAACCGCGCCAGCCTCAAGACCAAGCATCAGGCCATTATGAATATTGTAGAAGCTGTAAAAGCATTTGTACAAAAAGGAGAGTGA
- a CDS encoding aminopeptidase, which produces MMESDIKELQKHLTYKTELAWDAVGGQRDEVFQFCEGYKDFLSYSKTERRCASEIRRIAEQKGFVPIEQLKQDNAKLMPGMKVYYMQRNKTIALAVIGKQPLEGGFNLIGSHIDSPRLDLKQKPLYEDEGLAFFDTHYYGGIKKYQWVITPLATYGTIIKADGSKVEISVGDKDSDPVFCITDLLPHLAKSQMDKKMSEGITGEGLNVLVGSMPLDVSEEEKDNIKERVKLAVLQMLQQKYGITEEDFISAEIELVPAFNARDLGFDRSMIISYAQDDRVCAYTSLQALLSLNNPDKTCVALFADKEEIGSVGNTGMESVFLDRFVSELVALDGKYNELMVKRILLNTKALSADVSDGLDPNYAEVEDKRNAAYIGRGVAINKYTGSRGKYGASDAHAEFVGEVRKVFNDSNIVWQAGELGKVDEGGGGTIAMFLARYGMDVLDCGVPLLSMHAPLEVSSKADVYMTYKAYKAFYEKVK; this is translated from the coding sequence ATGATGGAATCGGATATAAAAGAATTACAGAAACATTTGACATATAAAACCGAGCTGGCCTGGGATGCTGTCGGTGGACAGCGTGACGAGGTTTTTCAATTCTGTGAGGGCTATAAGGATTTTTTAAGTTATAGCAAGACCGAGCGCCGGTGTGCCAGTGAGATAAGGCGTATAGCGGAACAAAAGGGTTTTGTACCAATAGAACAGCTAAAACAGGACAATGCAAAGCTCATGCCCGGCATGAAGGTATATTATATGCAGAGGAACAAAACGATAGCTCTGGCGGTAATAGGTAAGCAGCCTTTGGAGGGTGGTTTTAATCTTATAGGATCGCACATAGACTCGCCGCGGTTGGATTTAAAGCAAAAACCGCTTTATGAAGATGAGGGACTGGCATTCTTTGATACGCATTATTATGGAGGCATAAAAAAATATCAGTGGGTTATAACACCGCTGGCTACATATGGCACCATAATAAAAGCTGACGGGTCCAAGGTGGAGATAAGTGTAGGCGATAAAGACAGCGATCCGGTCTTTTGTATCACCGATTTGCTGCCCCATCTGGCTAAATCGCAGATGGACAAAAAGATGTCGGAAGGGATAACCGGGGAAGGTCTGAACGTATTGGTTGGTAGCATGCCGCTTGATGTATCTGAAGAGGAAAAGGATAATATAAAAGAACGGGTTAAACTTGCTGTGTTACAAATGCTACAGCAGAAGTATGGTATAACGGAGGAGGACTTCATAAGTGCCGAGATAGAGTTAGTGCCTGCATTTAATGCACGTGACCTTGGCTTTGACCGCAGCATGATCATTTCCTACGCCCAGGATGATCGCGTGTGCGCTTATACATCATTGCAAGCCCTTTTGTCGCTTAATAATCCCGATAAAACATGCGTTGCGCTATTTGCAGATAAAGAAGAAATAGGCAGTGTGGGCAATACAGGCATGGAATCTGTGTTCTTGGATCGCTTTGTATCTGAGTTGGTGGCATTAGACGGCAAATACAATGAGCTTATGGTCAAGCGTATTCTCTTAAATACCAAGGCGTTATCGGCCGATGTGAGCGATGGCTTAGACCCGAATTATGCTGAGGTGGAGGACAAGCGCAATGCTGCGTACATAGGCAGAGGCGTCGCTATAAATAAATATACCGGTTCGAGAGGTAAATATGGTGCCAGTGACGCGCATGCAGAATTCGTAGGCGAGGTCCGCAAGGTGTTTAATGATAGCAACATAGTATGGCAGGCCGGCGAACTGGGTAAGGTGGATGAAGGTGGCGGAGGCACTATAGCGATGTTTCTCGCACGCTACGGCATGGATGTGCTGGACTGCGGTGTGCCACTCTTGAGCATGCACGCACCTTTAGAGGTATCCAGCAAAGCCGATGTGTATATGACCTATAAAGCGTATAAGGCCTTTTATGAGAAGGTAAAGTAA
- the hisF gene encoding imidazole glycerol phosphate synthase subunit HisF — MLTKRIIPCLDVTGGRVVKGVNFVNLRDAGDPVEIAAYYDKAGADELVFLDITASSDDRAIMRDVVARTAEQVFIPFTVGGGIRGIEDFRDILKLGADKISVNSAALKRPELISEAAWRFGSQCVVVAIDAKRRDDGSGWDVYLNGGRVNTGRDALEWAVEAERMGAGEILLTSMDADGTKDGYDIELTKAVAQSVNIPVIASGGAGKLEHFYDAIAEGMADAVLAASLFHYKELEIMQVKRYLADKGIPVRMEEE, encoded by the coding sequence ATGCTCACAAAGCGTATAATACCATGTTTGGATGTTACCGGCGGTCGCGTGGTAAAAGGGGTGAATTTCGTAAACCTGAGGGATGCCGGAGATCCTGTCGAGATAGCGGCATATTATGACAAAGCCGGGGCCGACGAGCTGGTGTTCCTGGATATAACGGCATCATCGGATGATCGCGCCATAATGCGCGATGTGGTGGCGCGCACGGCCGAGCAGGTATTCATACCGTTTACGGTAGGCGGCGGCATACGCGGCATAGAGGATTTTCGCGACATATTGAAATTAGGAGCCGATAAGATATCGGTTAATTCGGCGGCATTGAAAAGGCCTGAGCTCATATCCGAAGCGGCGTGGCGTTTCGGCAGCCAGTGCGTCGTCGTGGCTATAGATGCAAAGCGCAGGGATGATGGTAGCGGTTGGGATGTTTACCTGAATGGCGGTCGCGTTAATACCGGCCGCGATGCGCTGGAGTGGGCCGTTGAGGCCGAACGCATGGGAGCCGGCGAGATACTGCTTACCAGCATGGATGCCGACGGCACAAAAGACGGATACGATATAGAGCTGACCAAGGCGGTGGCGCAATCGGTGAATATACCGGTTATCGCATCAGGGGGCGCGGGTAAACTGGAGCATTTCTACGACGCCATAGCAGAGGGCATGGCTGATGCTGTGTTGGCCGCATCGCTCTTTCATTATAAGGAATTGGAGATAATGCAGGTGAAACGATATCTTGCCGATAAAGGCATACCGGTGAGAATGGAGGAAGAATAA
- the hisH gene encoding imidazole glycerol phosphate synthase subunit HisH, giving the protein MIAVIDYGMGNLRSVEKAFQYIGFDAVITDDPAAIAEADKAVLPGVGAFADAMSTLIDRGLDKAIYSFINSGKPFLGICLGLQLLMDTSYESGVYKGLGIFKGTVEHIPPGLKVPHMGWNDLEHKEDALFNGLSRHPYVYFVHSYYVNPIDASIVTATAHYGIDMPVAVHKDNIFAVQFHPEKSSSVGLNILRNFGRLEV; this is encoded by the coding sequence ATGATAGCTGTCATAGATTATGGCATGGGCAATCTGCGCAGCGTGGAGAAGGCGTTTCAATATATAGGATTCGATGCTGTTATAACCGATGATCCCGCTGCCATAGCCGAAGCCGATAAGGCGGTGCTGCCCGGCGTAGGGGCATTTGCTGATGCCATGTCTACCTTGATAGATCGCGGTTTGGATAAGGCCATATACAGCTTTATAAATAGTGGAAAGCCTTTTTTAGGTATATGCCTTGGGCTGCAGCTACTCATGGATACCAGCTATGAAAGCGGTGTTTATAAGGGGCTGGGCATATTTAAGGGTACGGTGGAGCATATACCGCCGGGCCTTAAAGTGCCGCATATGGGCTGGAACGACCTCGAGCATAAGGAGGACGCACTATTTAATGGGTTGAGCCGGCATCCTTACGTGTATTTCGTGCACTCATACTATGTCAATCCCATCGATGCCTCTATAGTGACAGCTACGGCGCATTATGGCATAGATATGCCTGTGGCCGTACACAAAGACAATATATTTGCGGTACAGTTCCATCCCGAGAAAAGCAGCTCGGTAGGATTGAATATATTAAGGAATTTCGGGAGGTTAGAGGTATGA
- the hisZ gene encoding ATP phosphoribosyltransferase regulatory subunit, translated as MESWKLHIPEGTQDYLIDECYNKEELEHKLNVLFHRWGYRSVETPIYEYYDVFSDSSKYRHQEEILKFVDRNGRIAALRPDMTVPVARMVATKMASEPMPLRLCYCGDVFRYDDLQAGRQRQFTQVGVELVGSTSVLADAELIALAITALKYAGLDNPHIVIGQVGLFKSIIEESGVDQSYAQSISRLIDQKNIPALAALLDEADIDDDYKEILLGLPQWFGGVDILDKAKAMVKEPAIMAGLDNIYGIYDALARRGLNDFVSVDLSIIPDLDYYTGMVFNAFVTELGYSICGGGRYDNLLANFGTALPATGFAIGIKRLMLALERQGKLRPAPPCAYLIVYDESGMKKAFECATQLRRQGFDVIAEAVEDVGDAAAYASERGIKNVLHFCRED; from the coding sequence ATGGAAAGCTGGAAATTGCATATACCGGAGGGTACTCAGGATTATCTGATCGATGAGTGCTATAATAAGGAAGAATTGGAACATAAACTTAACGTTCTATTTCACCGTTGGGGATACAGATCTGTGGAAACGCCCATATATGAATACTACGATGTCTTCAGTGACAGCAGCAAATACAGGCATCAGGAAGAGATATTGAAGTTTGTCGATCGCAACGGCCGTATAGCGGCGCTGAGGCCGGATATGACGGTGCCGGTGGCACGCATGGTAGCCACAAAGATGGCATCGGAGCCTATGCCGCTAAGATTATGCTATTGCGGCGACGTATTCCGCTACGATGACCTGCAGGCAGGGCGCCAGAGGCAATTCACGCAGGTTGGCGTCGAACTGGTTGGCAGCACTTCAGTACTAGCCGATGCCGAGCTCATAGCGCTGGCCATAACCGCCCTTAAATATGCCGGATTGGATAATCCTCATATAGTCATAGGTCAGGTCGGTTTATTTAAATCCATAATCGAAGAAAGCGGCGTCGATCAGTCGTATGCTCAGAGCATAAGCCGGCTTATAGACCAAAAGAATATACCGGCGCTCGCGGCTTTGCTGGACGAAGCTGATATCGATGACGATTATAAAGAAATATTGCTCGGTTTGCCTCAATGGTTCGGTGGCGTAGACATTCTCGATAAAGCGAAGGCGATGGTGAAAGAGCCGGCCATTATGGCAGGGCTGGATAACATATACGGAATATACGATGCGCTGGCTCGACGGGGGTTGAATGACTTCGTATCTGTGGATTTAAGCATAATACCCGATCTCGATTATTATACGGGCATGGTGTTCAATGCTTTTGTAACTGAACTGGGCTATTCCATATGCGGCGGCGGCCGATACGATAATCTGTTGGCCAACTTTGGTACTGCATTGCCCGCTACCGGGTTTGCCATAGGCATAAAGCGCCTTATGCTGGCTTTGGAAAGGCAGGGCAAGTTGAGGCCTGCTCCGCCGTGCGCCTATCTAATAGTTTATGATGAAAGCGGCATGAAGAAAGCTTTTGAGTGTGCCACGCAACTGCGACGGCAGGGCTTTGACGTGATTGCAGAGGCCGTAGAAGATGTGGGAGATGCCGCCGCCTATGCGTCAGAAAGAGGGATAAAGAATGTATTGCATTTTTGCAGGGAGGATTGA
- the hisD gene encoding histidinol dehydrogenase, with protein MINFIDLRKQNKNDFIARLRSRSQLSRDDIKALVELIVQDIRDRGDNALLEYEKRFDHVDMLPDSIKVAQYEIDDAYAKVEPRFIEVIKKAAENIRVFHSKQLDKSWMVNGENGTIMGQIYRPLECAGIYVPGGRAAYPSSVLMNAIPAQVAGVQRIIMATPPMEDGSVYPYTLVAAKEAGVNEIYRMGGAQAVAAMAFGTDAVPRVDKIVGPGNIYVAMAKRAVYGYVDIDMIAGPSEILIIADSSADPAFIAADLLSQSEHDPMASSILITDDDGLAAKVADEVEKQSAELSRRDIIAQSMSYYGYIILVRDMREAVRLANDIAPEHIELMVSQPFEMLSGIKNAGSIFLGRYSPEPLGDYMAGPNHVLPTGGTARFYSPLSVDDFIKKSSFIYYSEGALSAIKDDIIDLAQFEGLTAHANSVRVRFE; from the coding sequence TTGATAAACTTCATAGATTTGAGAAAGCAGAATAAAAACGACTTCATAGCCCGTTTGCGTTCGCGCTCGCAGCTTAGCCGCGACGACATAAAAGCCTTGGTCGAGCTCATAGTGCAGGATATACGCGACAGGGGCGACAATGCTCTGCTGGAATACGAGAAGCGCTTTGACCACGTGGACATGTTACCTGATTCGATCAAAGTGGCGCAGTATGAAATAGACGATGCTTACGCTAAGGTAGAGCCGCGTTTTATAGAGGTCATAAAAAAAGCCGCTGAAAATATAAGGGTATTTCACAGCAAACAACTCGATAAATCGTGGATGGTAAACGGCGAGAACGGCACTATAATGGGCCAGATCTATCGTCCATTGGAATGCGCAGGCATATATGTGCCGGGTGGCCGCGCGGCCTATCCGTCGTCGGTGCTCATGAACGCTATACCGGCACAGGTGGCAGGAGTGCAGCGTATAATAATGGCCACGCCACCTATGGAGGATGGCAGCGTGTATCCATATACGCTGGTAGCCGCTAAAGAGGCCGGCGTGAATGAGATATACCGTATGGGCGGGGCGCAGGCTGTAGCCGCTATGGCATTTGGTACCGACGCTGTGCCCAGGGTGGATAAGATAGTAGGGCCGGGCAATATATATGTTGCCATGGCCAAGCGCGCAGTGTATGGATATGTCGATATAGACATGATAGCCGGGCCGAGTGAAATACTTATTATAGCCGACAGCAGCGCCGACCCTGCGTTTATAGCGGCCGATCTGCTGTCGCAGAGCGAGCACGACCCCATGGCATCGTCGATACTCATAACCGACGACGATGGATTGGCTGCCAAGGTGGCTGACGAGGTGGAAAAACAAAGCGCTGAGCTCTCGCGCCGCGATATCATAGCGCAATCCATGTCCTATTATGGTTATATAATACTTGTGCGGGATATGAGGGAGGCAGTGCGATTGGCCAATGATATTGCGCCCGAGCATATAGAGCTTATGGTCAGCCAACCGTTTGAAATGTTGAGCGGTATAAAAAACGCTGGTTCGATATTTTTAGGCCGATATTCCCCCGAGCCGCTGGGCGATTATATGGCAGGGCCCAATCATGTGTTGCCTACCGGCGGTACAGCGAGGTTTTATTCCCCGCTCAGCGTCGACGACTTTATAAAGAAATCCAGCTTTATATATTATTCCGAAGGTGCGTTATCTGCTATAAAGGATGATATAATAGATTTGGCACAATTTGAAGGGCTTACGGCCCATGCCAATTCGGTGAGGGTGAGGTTTGAATGA
- the hisIE gene encoding bifunctional phosphoribosyl-AMP cyclohydrolase/phosphoribosyl-ATP diphosphatase HisIE, with protein MDDFISKLKFDDKGLIPAIIQDYTNGQVLMLAYMNKQSLRKTMETGQTYFYSRSRDELWHKGETSGHFQNVKGMSYDCDGDALLIKVEQMGAACHTGHRSCFFNTVVEQPDIAKGDVLAELYDVIVDRKNNPKEGSYTDYLFEKGIDKILKKVGEESAEVIIAAKNGVYDEVRWEVADLFYHVLVLLVQQGMTLDDIYAELKGRRH; from the coding sequence ATGGACGATTTTATAAGCAAGCTTAAATTCGATGATAAGGGCCTTATACCGGCCATAATACAGGATTATACGAATGGGCAGGTGCTCATGCTGGCCTATATGAACAAACAGTCGCTGCGTAAAACGATGGAAACAGGCCAGACCTATTTTTATAGCCGCAGCCGCGATGAACTATGGCATAAAGGCGAGACATCGGGGCATTTCCAAAATGTAAAAGGCATGAGCTACGACTGCGACGGTGACGCCCTGCTCATAAAGGTCGAGCAGATGGGAGCAGCCTGTCATACGGGACATCGTTCGTGTTTCTTCAATACCGTTGTAGAGCAGCCCGATATCGCCAAAGGGGACGTGTTGGCCGAGTTGTACGATGTTATAGTGGATAGGAAGAATAACCCCAAAGAGGGTTCATATACCGATTATCTGTTTGAAAAGGGTATAGACAAGATACTGAAAAAGGTAGGCGAGGAATCGGCAGAGGTCATAATAGCGGCCAAAAACGGCGTGTACGACGAAGTGCGCTGGGAGGTAGCCGACTTATTCTATCATGTGCTGGTACTGCTGGTGCAGCAGGGTATGACGCTGGACGATATATACGCCGAATTGAAAGGGCGCAGGCATTGA
- the hisA gene encoding 1-(5-phosphoribosyl)-5-[(5-phosphoribosylamino)methylideneamino]imidazole-4-carboxamide isomerase, producing MMIYPAIDIKGGKCVRLVQGDAGRQTVYEDDPLAAALRWQSAGAQWLHVVDLDGAFVGASANMEAIKSIVLSVDIPVQLGGGMRSMDVISYMLDEVGVSRVVIGTAAIEQPSLVEQAVRRYDNRIAVGIDAKGGMVAVRGWVDITGVSACDLAGQMSAMGVKTIIYTDISKDGMLAGPNVKAIADMAKSFAGDVIASGGVSDLDDIKRLKEAGAAGVIIGKALYDGRINLEDALELEE from the coding sequence ATGATGATATATCCCGCAATAGATATAAAAGGCGGCAAGTGCGTGCGCCTGGTACAAGGCGATGCTGGGCGCCAAACCGTATATGAGGATGACCCGCTAGCAGCGGCGCTGCGCTGGCAATCGGCCGGTGCACAGTGGCTGCACGTGGTGGACTTAGACGGTGCTTTTGTCGGCGCATCTGCCAATATGGAGGCTATAAAGAGCATAGTGCTGTCGGTGGATATACCGGTGCAACTGGGCGGTGGCATGCGCAGCATGGATGTTATAAGCTATATGCTGGATGAAGTAGGCGTAAGCCGGGTTGTCATAGGCACGGCCGCCATCGAGCAGCCATCTTTGGTGGAGCAAGCCGTGCGGCGTTACGATAACCGAATAGCGGTGGGCATAGATGCGAAAGGCGGTATGGTGGCTGTGCGGGGCTGGGTGGATATAACCGGCGTATCGGCCTGCGATCTGGCCGGGCAGATGAGCGCAATGGGTGTTAAGACTATAATATACACCGACATATCAAAAGACGGTATGCTGGCCGGGCCTAATGTGAAGGCCATCGCTGATATGGCAAAATCATTTGCCGGAGACGTAATAGCGTCGGGAGGCGTATCGGATTTGGACGATATAAAGCGGCTAAAGGAGGCCGGCGCGGCGGGCGTTATAATAGGCAAAGCCTTATACGACGGCCGCATAAACCTTGAAGATGCATTGGAATTGGAGGAATAA
- the hisB gene encoding imidazoleglycerol-phosphate dehydratase HisB, translated as MMEVQRIGEVTRRTAETDIHVKWVLDGAGTARVDTGIGFLDHMLTLMAKHGLFDIEVSCKGDLYVDGHHSVEDIGICMGLAFARAIGDKAGIKRFGTFYVPMDEALVMVSLDISGRPYLHYDVALDVPSIGHMDAQLFEEFFRALAFNAGITLHINCLYGRNAHHIIEAAFKALGRALDAAAGKDPRIKGVPSTKGVL; from the coding sequence ATGATGGAAGTGCAGCGTATAGGCGAGGTAACGCGGCGTACCGCCGAGACCGACATACATGTCAAATGGGTGTTGGATGGTGCCGGTACGGCGCGTGTTGATACCGGTATTGGCTTTCTGGATCATATGTTGACGCTTATGGCAAAGCATGGCCTGTTCGATATAGAGGTGTCGTGTAAAGGGGACCTTTACGTTGATGGCCATCACAGCGTTGAAGATATAGGCATTTGCATGGGGCTGGCTTTTGCCAGGGCTATAGGTGACAAGGCAGGCATAAAGCGCTTTGGTACATTTTATGTGCCCATGGATGAAGCGTTGGTTATGGTATCGTTGGATATAAGCGGCAGGCCTTATCTGCATTACGATGTGGCGTTGGACGTGCCGTCCATAGGCCATATGGATGCCCAGCTTTTTGAGGAATTTTTCCGCGCGCTGGCTTTTAATGCCGGCATAACGCTGCATATAAATTGTTTGTATGGACGTAATGCGCATCATATCATAGAAGCGGCGTTTAAGGCACTGGGCCGGGCTCTGGATGCGGCTGCAGGAAAAGACCCCCGCATAAAAGGCGTACCTTCCACCAAGGGGGTGCTGTAA